The proteins below come from a single Magnetococcales bacterium genomic window:
- the ybgF gene encoding tol-pal system protein YbgF yields MGWNQNFLDRAVFVTLMRLGKVKGWVPALVLFFFPLYACVSSGPSGDAGPDYYGDSRRPPVRTEAGPPAAPPKPPLPEVVDSLSNRVEKYEDLQRNVATSMEKRLGLMEKEITSLRGEVEHLQHAKTRLEAELEAKNKLAMQQAQQAAQQGAPGLDANDPDDDPADQGAVDGNGDTVEVDEEAPATVPPGGVTGVSQGAAARATAPTAKGAAKAGVVTSTEKKAAPSRPKPENSKQAYEEAFLLLKGGRYDESLAVFKNFMEWFPNDPLADNAQYWIGELYYVQRKFPDALMAFNQVLVRWPNSGKVPASLLKIGFAFFELGDMENARNSLTRLISDFPESPAVSMAKQRLEMIEEKGGKR; encoded by the coding sequence ATGGGCTGGAACCAGAATTTCCTTGATCGGGCTGTATTCGTGACCTTGATGCGTCTCGGGAAGGTCAAGGGATGGGTTCCAGCTCTTGTTTTATTCTTTTTTCCTCTTTATGCCTGTGTCAGTTCCGGACCCTCGGGAGATGCTGGTCCGGACTATTATGGGGATTCCCGGCGACCTCCGGTGCGCACCGAGGCGGGACCGCCTGCGGCGCCCCCGAAGCCGCCCCTGCCCGAGGTGGTCGATTCCCTTTCCAATCGCGTCGAGAAGTACGAGGATCTTCAGCGCAACGTCGCCACCAGCATGGAGAAGCGGCTGGGGTTGATGGAGAAGGAGATTACGTCGTTGCGTGGGGAGGTGGAGCATTTGCAGCATGCCAAGACCCGTCTGGAGGCGGAGTTGGAGGCGAAGAACAAGCTGGCGATGCAACAGGCGCAACAGGCGGCGCAACAGGGTGCTCCGGGGCTGGACGCAAACGATCCCGATGATGATCCGGCGGATCAGGGGGCGGTTGACGGGAATGGTGATACGGTCGAGGTGGACGAGGAGGCTCCGGCGACGGTCCCACCGGGGGGGGTGACGGGTGTTTCGCAGGGGGCGGCGGCACGGGCGACGGCGCCGACTGCGAAGGGGGCAGCAAAGGCGGGGGTCGTGACATCCACGGAAAAGAAGGCGGCGCCATCCCGGCCCAAGCCCGAGAATTCGAAACAGGCCTATGAGGAGGCGTTTCTTCTTCTCAAGGGGGGGCGTTATGATGAATCGTTGGCGGTCTTCAAGAATTTCATGGAGTGGTTTCCCAACGATCCCCTGGCCGACAATGCCCAGTACTGGATTGGCGAACTTTATTATGTGCAGCGCAAGTTTCCCGATGCCTTGATGGCGTTCAATCAGGTTTTGGTCCGCTGGCCCAACAGCGGCAAGGTTCCGGCGAGTCTTCTCAAGATTGGTTTTGCCTTTTTCGAACTGGGTGACATGGAGAATGCCCGGAACAGTCTGACCCGTCTGATCAGTGATTTTCCCGAATCTCCTGCGGTTTCGATGGC